Proteins from one Danaus plexippus chromosome 18 unlocalized genomic scaffold, MEX_DaPlex mxdp_20, whole genome shotgun sequence genomic window:
- the LOC116772861 gene encoding viral IAP-associated factor homolog: protein MQNPNEDTEWNDILRSKGIIPPKEKEVSEEEIVNMIEETIQKKQAEKEKQLSELDLDGLDELEDSEDEAVLEEFRRKRIAELKRLSEKPRFGEVREVSGQEYVQEVNKAGEGIWVVIHLYKQGIQQCALINQHMKQLAAKYPYTKFLKAFAQTCIPNFPERNLPSLFVYFEGDMKKQFIGPHELRGTSLTCDELEYILGKVGAVNTTITEDPRPKIKDKLFADLGNNDW, encoded by the exons aTGCAG aatcCTAATGAAGACACAGAATGGAACGATATTCTTCGCTCGAAGGGAATTATACCTCCGAAAGAGAAGGAAGTCTCCGAAGAAGAAATCGTTAATATGATAGAAGAAACTATTCAGAAAAAACAGGCCGAAA AGGAAAAGCAACTGTCGGAATTAGACTTGGATGGTTTGGATGAACTAGAGGATTCAGAGGATGAAGCAGTTTTAGAAGAATTCAGAAGAAAACGGATCGCAGAACTAAAAAGATTATCAGAAAAACCCAGATTTGGTGAAGTTCGTGAAGTCTCAGGTCAGGAATATGTACAAGAAGTGAATAAGGCTGGTGAAGGCATCTGGGTCgtcatacatttatacaagCAGGG aatacaaCAATGTGCCCTAATTAACCAGCACATGAAGCAGCTGGCAGCAAAGTACCCATACACAAAGTTCTTGAAGGCATTCGCTCAGACATGTATACCAAATTTCCCCGAGAGGAACCTGCCCAgtctttttgtatattttgaggGTGATATGAAGAAGCAGTTCATCGGACCTCATGAACTACGAGGGACATCTCTGACTTGTGATG AACTGGAGTACATATTGGGTAAGGTGGGAGCAGTGAACACTACAATAACTGAGGATCCCCGACCGAAAATTAAGGACAAGCTTTTTGCTGATCTTGGCAATAACGACTGGTGA
- the LOC116772862 gene encoding integrator complex subunit 1, producing the protein MERGKMSSTGRGGKSKAPQHPQDIFALGSKSTVSVSRDSEKRNIHKPSTSSVGERKRGESSGFGGQPASKRARLGSPAEAVTGTSLEVDPVDLVPNVLQALDTHNSDKLLGLLTGSIRLLKSQRSKPDPILCMSMLYLTKIRPNMFAHETVTQSLCTLLKREQGAAFKSKGNPLVFVLACNMLYAGHKDSNNWPDTFIKVYIEDALNERWWVDCSWCKCLVENILTAFGTKQPPAHLIPTDNSLGTMSPSGSGSPLMGTNEEDTDNTDLEYSVFPRYSSSYESVEALVLEAIKEQIQRRAAPDAIGKGFLKLLSATCGFPEIRMIAASRLEAWLHSGKLWRAAQELLAHVCANAAASGPSAARDHEVLAQLARMRLKTKPLQAAYQACLRDMVADSPALLRSVVTHTIYNELSNVRSPNNMAVLAALIHAQPHLVPAAMADTYQELVVRTEDFLRPLRALTRECVRATRSDAAALLPLARALAHPPPQDPPPEIRERAFQALADLFCVCCLVTAAHSKHSADYRSQLCALQQQALGWLLDTAVPVYRPPHHDFLLALNKIMFVESAETYSKVDNWPPESERAVTYRLCCEAPLPQNTLLRLVFIGLSKASEIPVSPTEVFELVEQVVRRACALPPEDKPLQVDKLEVADYIFQLCQFHPPDNITLPTGYSPPALAITSLYWRGWMLLTMLAAHNPQGFAERAAAAYPTLRALIECCITSKPSIEWASQAAESERAEAERAAVLQLETHLAAASNAKLPVTEHSSRLLAQLTTLEPLGPARRPPAGVVEALQALSTQLRLGRLLCRQPALLLQLVERHGTRRAMPWLHQLLRHDRLELSVLPVQCLCEFLSAGGGGGETGKAGELCAHLRRTLHSEEGARAVLHYYLQRLALAHAPTRAAASRGLKLVLSQTDDAADMDYNAEVSPESWLELLPSLRHWEALRGEALRRIRAACLAECSPRSLAAYLSFLADHHLHHQPLGDLVLDLSQVLMERTTVMGYVLPAVDSKEPPREPRALAQHRALHALASVFYTHLRQVLSSPEPEPEEVSSEAAGWSGERVTLQWANGRRATIHVVVAHAHLKLLCYGPSCYDTNQEMYSWLQSTWVGTDAPEAFTSESPDEAVLLPDWLRLSLVRSARPALLEAGLRGLPAHKLALFIQTFGMPVSSMSALLNALDACSAGAVVRLGVERAYMSQLLRVQRARGAQGGHAFAAALRLSRPVYPPDDTLFAEETLPEEEHDPWSMPREPTRLDAGMVGALINTAFNGAGTFKGDLDTAFTQLNGLISEECASGGASPVTGAAVAGLRGVSAAALQLRAAYAAPLIRSLAFAKPPGFAELASSLLSQCKLSRGPVPDALRESAGRAGAASRPAYAALARRATKEQLVEVFESATASTMEQIGNEIIETQDTQLVVDTITTLLQRNQEGRYELPVKMEVEEEKYGQSKSLVGDALLLSRRGLGCGLLLDWLAELQRETLDSQMRLMFVRGAGAGGGGAWRPLLVTLVAHRASWSTLHACLAALLSTRNWSARSVLDFAETLIGSPRVWQGRDRSTPKHHSPDDSLRLTNKQLEVLIHYMGEEAREAEAAEGGEAARRRVEARLPLLLRCCSTPQALLAAALAASNTHPLLLLLLYMKVPKVLHLLRTCGDRPAVLEVSPAAVRAAAWRSTSATDKVSHCLLTALAAPHHHSKENSQKLVRVESEVRAVWSRVQGAGQRGLSLAGALLRGAAPHGQRHAHSHLLAAIEMLPDEELFATHVCDEVHGILECFLGTVKQGSGGGSLAHRVAALLRRYRAARPARAAALLHTHRDIIASNPALSGACSAEGAASSSPPPRALLALQRRTASPDELHWLLQEVEAWGVRRGGSWGGSGGADALLRAAAPLAASPHAPLRNAALSLLAKLLPAVPDTHPGLQAVLECLDSSQPEIAQSVLDKLPELVVGMQEHASRLLMRVFEMGMKSRLPVEQCIAKCVATINTNRGC; encoded by the exons ATGGAACGCGGTAAAATGTCGTCGACCGGCCGCGGTGGAAAGAGTAAAGCACCTCAGCATCCTCAGGATATATTTGCCTTAGGCAGTAAATCCACTGTATCAGTATCCAGGGACtctgaaaaaagaaatatacacaAACCGTCCACAAGTA GTGTTGGTGAAAGAAAGAGGGGAGAATCCTCAGGTTTTGGAGGCCAACCTGCAAGTAAACGGGCCAGACTTGGTTCCCCTGCCGAAGCCGTCACTGGTACCTCATTAGAAGTTGACCCTGTAGATCTTGTGCCAAATGTGTTACAAGCTCTTGATACCCATAACTCTGATAAATTg ctgGGACTTCTAACAGGATCAATACGTCTCTTAAAATCTCAGAGGTCTAAACCAGACCCTATATTATGTATGAGTATGCTCTACTTGACAAAGATACGTCCAAACATGTTTGCTCATGAAACAGTAACACAATCCCTGTGCACATTGCTAAAAAGGGAACAAGGTGCAGCTTTCAAGAGCAAAGGGAATCCTTTGGTGTTTGTACTGGCTTGTAATATGCTGTATGCTGGTCATAAGGATAGTAATAACTGGCCAGACACATTCATTAAG GTATATATAGAAGATGCTCTGAATGAACGCTGGTGGGTGGATTGCTCCTGGTGCAAATGCTTGGTGGAGAATATCCTCACAGCCTTTGGCACTAAACAGCCTCCCGCACATCTTATACCAACAGATAACAGTCTAG GTACAATGTCACCTTCTGGTTCGGGATCTCCTCTCATGGGGACCAATGAAGAAGACACTGACAATACGGATCTGGAATATTCTGTCTTCCCCAG GTACTCCAGCAGCTACGAGTCGGTGGAGGCCCTGGTACTGGAGGCCATCAAGGAGCAGATTCAGCGCCGAGCCGCGCCCGATGCCATCGGCAAGGGGTTCCTCAAATTACTGTCAGCCACTTGTGGTTTTCCAGAG ATTAGAATGATAGCGGCGTCTCGGCTGGAAGCGTGGCTACACTCGGGCAAGTTGTGGCGCGCCGCCCAGGAACTCCTCGCTCATGTTTGCGCCAACGCGGCCGCCTCCGGGCCCAGCGCCGCTCGCGACCACGAGGTCCTCGCTCAGTTGGCCCGCATGCGCCTCAAGACAAAGCCGCTCCAGGCCGCTTACCAGGCCTGCCTGCGAGACATGGTCGCCGACAGCCCAGCGCTGCTGCGCTCCGTCGTCACCCACACCATCTACAACGAACTATCGAACGTCCGGTCGCCCAATAACATGGCAGTGCTGGCGGCACTCATCCACGCGCAACCCCACCTCGTGCCGGCCGCCATGGCCGACACGTACCAGGAGCTTGTGGTCCGCACCGAGGACTTCCTACGGCCGCTCCGTGCGCTCACCCGCGAGTGCGTCCGCGCCACGCGATCAGATGCGGCCGCGCTGCTGCCGCTGGCGAGGGCGCTAGCGCACCCGCCTCCGCAAGATCCGCCGCCCGAGATCCGCGAGAGAGCCTTTCAGGCCCTCGCGGACCTGTTCTGCGTCTGTTGCCTGGTGACGGCGGCACATAGTAAGCACTCGGCCGACTACCGCTCGCAGCTATGCGCGCTACAACAGCAGGCTTTAGGCTGGCTGCTGGACACCGCCGTGCCCGTGTACCGCCCGCCGCACCACGACTTCCTGCTGGCTCTCAATAAG ATAATGTTCGTGGAGAGTGCGGAGACATACAGCAAGGTGGACAACTGGCCACCGGAGAGCGAGCGTGCGGTCACCTACCGCCTGTGCTGCGAGGCGCCACTGCCGCAAAACACGCTGCTGAGACTAGTCTTCATAGGGCTCTCCAAGGCAAGT GAGATCCCCGTGTCTCCTACGGAAGTGTTCGAGCTGGTGGAGCAGGTGGTGCGGCGAGCGTGTGCTCTCCCCCCGGAAGACAAGCCGTTACAAGTTGACAAGCTGGAGGTGGCCGACTACATCTTCCAACTGTGCCAGTTTCATCCACCAGATAACATCACCCTCCCCACTGG GTACAGTCCTCCAGCGCTGGCCATCACGTCCCTGTACTGGCGCGGCTGGATGCTTCTGACGATGTTGGCAGCTCACAACCCTCAGGGATTCGCAGAGCGAGCAGCCGCCGCCTACCCCACGCTGAGGGCGCTCATAGAGTGCTGCATCACCAG CAAGCCGTCTATCGAGTGGGCCAGTCAAGCGGCCGAGTCCGAGCGCGCGGAGGCGGAGCGCGCGGCCGTCCTTCAGCTGGAGACACACCTGGCAGCTGCTAGCAACGCCAAGCTGCCCGTCACCGAACATTCCTCTAGACTTCTTGCACAG CTGACGACCTTGGAACCTCTCGGCCCAGCTCGTCGTCCTCCCGCCGGCGTGGTGGAGGCTTTACAGGCGTTGAGCACACAGCTACGTCTGGGACGACTGCTGTGTCGCCAGCCCGCGTTACTTTTGCAGCTGGTCGAGAGACACGGCACCAGGCGGGCCATGCCTTGGTTGCACCAGCTGCTGAGACACGATCGCCTGGAGCTCAG CGTACTTCCGGTGCAGTGCCTGTGCGAGTTCCTGTCGGCGGGCGGTGGAGGCGGCGAGACCGGGAAGGCCGGCGAGCTCTGCGCGCACCTCCGCCGCACCCTGCACAGCGAGGAGGGGGCGCGGGCCGTGCTGCACTACTACCTGCAGCGCCTGGCGCTCGCACACGCGCCCACCAGGGCGGCCGCCAGCAGG GGGTTGAAATTGGTGCTGTCGCAGACGGACGACGCGGCGGACATGGACTACAACGCGGAAGTCAGTCCCGA GTCGTGGCTGGAGCTGCTCCCGTCCCTGCGTCACTGGGAGGCGCTCCGCGGCGAGGCGCTCCGCCGTATCCGCGCGGCGTGCCTGGCGGAGTGCTCCCCGCGCAGCCTGGCCGCCTACCTGTCCTTCCTGGCCGACCACCACCTCCACCACCAGCCGCTGGGCGACCTCGTGCTG GACTTGTCCCAGGTGTTGATGGAGCGCACCACGGTGATGGGGTACGTGTTGCCGGCCGTGGACAGCAAGGAGCCGCCCCGGGAGCCGCGCGCCCTGGCCCAGCACCGCGCCCTGCACGCTCTCGCCTCCGTGTTCTACACACACCTGCGACAG GTGCTGTCGTCCCCGGAGCCCGAGCCCGAGGAGGTGTCGTCGGAGGCGGCGGGCTGGAGCGGCGAGCGCGTCACGCTGCAGTGGGCCAACGGTCGCCGAGCCACCATACACGTGGTGGTGGCGCACGCGCACCTCAAGCTGTTGTGTTACGGACCTTCCTGCT ACGACACGAATCAAGAGATGTACTCGTGGCTGCAGTCGACGTGGGTGGGCACGGACGCGCCCGAGGCCTTCACGTCCGAGTCCCCGGACGAGGCCGTGCTGCTGCCGGACTGGCTGCGGCTCAGCCTGGTGCGGAGCGCCCGGCCCGCCCTCCTCGAGGCCGGCCTGCGAGGTCTGCCCGCACACAAGCTGGCGCTCTTCATACAGACCTTCGGCATGCCCGTCTCCTCTATGAG TGCTCTCCTGAACGCCCTGGACGCGTGTTCTGCGGGCGCCGTGGTCCGCCTGGGTGTGGAGCGAGCGTACATGTCTCAGCTGCTGAGAGTGCAGCGAGCGCGAGGGGCGCAAGGGGGACACGCCTTCGCAGCCGCCCTCCGTCTCAGCAGACCCGTCTACCCGCCCG ATGACACTTTGTTCGCTGAGGAGACTCTCCCTGAAGAGGAACACGACCCTTGGAGCATGCCTCGCGAGCCCACCAGGCTGGACGCGGGAATGGTGGGCGCTCTCATCAACACCGCCTTCAACGGCGCCGGCACCTTTAAAGGGGATCTGGATACAGCATTCACACAGCTTAATggg CTGATATCGGAAGAATGTGCGAGTGGCGGTGCGTCCCCGGTGACCGGGGCGGCGGTCGCGGGGCTCCGCGGCGTGTCCGCGGCCGCCCTGCAGCTGCGAGCCGCCTACGCCGCGCCCTTGATTCGCTCTCTGGCCTTCGCTAAACCGCCCGGGTTCGCCGAG TTGGCCAGTTCCCTCCTGTCGCAGTGTAAGTTGTCCCGGGGCCCTGTCCCAGACGCGCTCCGTGAGTCCGCTGGTCGCGCCGGCGCCGCGTCCCGCCCCGCCTACGCCGCGCTCGCACGCCGCGCCACCAAAGAACAGCTGGTCGAAG TATTTGAATCGGCCACCGCCAGCACGATGGAACAGATCGGAAACGAGATCATAGAGACCCAGGACACGCAGCTGGTGGTGGACACCATCACCACCCTGCTGCAGCGAAACCAGGAGGGCCGCTATGAATTGCCC GTGAAGATGGAAGTCGAGGAAGAGAAGTACGGTCAGTCGAAGTCGCTCGTGGGCGACGCTCTGCTGCTGTCGCGGCGGGGGCTGGGGTGCGGCCTGCTGCTGGATTGGTTGGCGGAACTGCAGCGAGAGACGCTCGACTCACAG ATGCGGTTAATGTTCGTACGCGGCGCCGGGGCTGGTGGCGGCGGCGCCTGGCGTCCCCTGCTGGTGACGCTCGTGGCTCACCGTGCGTCCTGGAGCACCCTGCACGCCTGCCTCGCCGCCTTGCTGTCCACCAG GAATTGGTCGGCCCGCTCGGTGCTGGACTTCGCGGAGACGTTGATCGGCAGCCCGAGGGTCTGGCAGGGGAGAGACCGCAGCACGCCCAAACACCACTCACCCGACGATTCACTGAGGCTCACCAACAAACAG CTGGAAGTGTTGATCCACTACATGGGCGAGGAGGCGCGCGAGGCGGAGGCGGCGGAGGGCGGGGAGGCGGCGCGGCGCCGGGTGGAGGCTCGTCTGCCGCTGCTGCTGAGGTGCTGCTCCACCCCGCAGGCGCTGCTCGCCGCCGCCCTGGCCGCCTCCAACACACATCCCTTGCTGCTGCTGCTGTTGTACATGAAG GTCCCCAAGGTGTTACACCTGCTTCGCACCTGCGGAGACCGTCCCGCCGTGTTGGAGGTGTCTCCGGCGGCGGTGAGGGCGGCGGCCTGGCGCTCCACCAGCGCCACCGACAAGGTGTCCCACTGTCTGCTCACCGCCCTGGCCGCGCCGCATCACCACTCAAAGGAGAACTCCCAGAA GCTGGTGCGTGTGGAGAGCGAGGTGCGGGCGGTGTGGTCGCGGGTGCAGGGCGCCGGCCAGCGCGGCCTGTCCCTGGCGGGGGCCCTGCTGAGAGGGGCGGCGCCGCACGGACAGAGACACGCTCACAGCCACCTGCTGGCCGCCATCGAGATGCTGCCGGATGAGGAGCTGTTCGCGACACACGTCTG TGACGAGGTGCACGGTATCCTGGAGTGTTTCCTGGGCACGGTGAAGCAGGGCAGTGGCGGAGGCAGCCTGGCTCACCGCGTGGCCGCCCTGCTGAGACGATACCGCGCCGCCCGCCCCGCCCGTGCCGCCGCCCTGCTCCACACACACCGGGACATCATCGC CTCCAACCCCGCCCTGAGCGGCGCGTGCAGCGCCGAGGGTGCCGCGTCCTCGTCTCCGCCGCCGCGAGCGCTCCTCGCCTTGCAGCGCCGCACCGCCTCGCCTGACGAGCTCCATTGGCTACTTCAG GAGGTGGAGGCGTGGGGCGTGCGTCGCGGCGGATCGTGGGGAGGTTCAGGCGGGGCGGACGCTCTGTTGCGTGCGGCGGCTCCTCTGGCGGCCTCACCCCACGCTCCTCTACGCAACGCCGCACTGTCTCTGCTAGCCAAGCTCTTGCCCGCCGTTCCCGACACACACCCCG GTCTCCAAGCTGTTCTGGAGTGCCTGGACTCAAGCCAGCCGGAAATAGCTCAGTCCGTGCTGGACAAACTCCCGGAGCTAGTGGTGGGTATGCAGGAACACGCGTCAAGACTCCTGATGCGCGTGTTCGAGATGGGCATGAAATCTCGGCTGCCGGTGGAGCAGTGTATCGCCAAGTGCGTGGCCACCATCAACACCAACCGGGGCTGCTGA